In Scleropages formosus chromosome 20, fSclFor1.1, whole genome shotgun sequence, a single window of DNA contains:
- the tmem130 gene encoding transmembrane protein 130, translated as MMCRLKDARRCRLPALLPQLLLRFLPLLLPLLLPLPAPAAPQVSTNVPPDKVSGRLVFRQTVDNVTYEGSRGQLASDIPAEAVFELLDPQRRFRSATFMYTWDLGNGEAVSGAESYVTCNYSSSGNYILKLEVGVTWDSHTYLTRTYSVDLEVLDAIKGIEFNSPSRYYVAENTSLSFFVGGSTPMLLCWRMEHNCYSSSPASCHMVELYKNTFSLNYTFTSEGRYCLNLSFRNNISVAQTSYSIFVTRDYGSNLYFILPCAALILATLVFIGVMVCRPVRPPVRTEVEVANFCFCPHVNLEMKDPDSRSALRFPPPSSLRKSESQPLLRSQGASSPTCVSEL; from the exons ATGATGTGTCG GCTTAAGGATGCGCGGCGCTGCCGCCTCCCCGCCCTGCTGccccagctcctgctccggttCCTGCCCCTCCTCCTGCCCCTCCTCCTGCCCCTGCCGGCTCCGGCAGCTCCACAGGTCTCCACCAATGTACCACCAG ACAAGGTGTCCGGAAGACTCGTCTTTCGCCAGACGGTGGACAACGTCACGTACGAAGGGAGCCGGGGGCAGCTGGCCTCGGACATTCCGGCCGAGGCCGTCTTCGAGCTGCTGGACCCCCAGCGTCGCTTCCGTTCCGCCACCTTTATGTACACCTGGGATCTGGGCAACGG AGAAGCGGTCTCGGGCGCGGAGTCCTACGTCACATGCAATTACAGCTCATCTGGGAACTACATTCTGAAGCTGGAAGTGGGGGTCACCTGGGACAGCCACACGTACCTAACAAGGACCTACAGCGTAGACCTTGAAGTCCTCG ATGCCATCAAGGGCATTGAGTTTAACAGCCCTTCACGTTATTATGTGGCTGAAAATACCAGCCTGTCCTTCTTTGTTGGTGGAAG cacTCCCATGTTGCTGTGCTGGAGGATGGAGCACAATTGTTATTCATCTTCCCCTGCTTCCTGCCACATGGTTGAGCTGTACAAGAACACGTTCAGCCTGAACTACACCTTCACCTCTGAGGGCAGGTACTGCCTGAACCTCTCCTTCCGGAACAACATCAGCGTGGCACAGACATCCTACAGCATCTTCGTCACCAGGGATT ACGGTAGTAACCTGTACTTCATCTTGCCGTGTGCCGCCCTCATCCTGGCCACTCTCGTCTTCATCGGCGTGATGGTGTGCCGTCCTGTCCGGCCACCGGTCAGGACCGAGGTGGAG GTGGCAAATTTCTGCTTCTGTCCCCATGTTAACCTGGAAATGAAGGACCCTGATTCCCGGAGTGCCCTGAGATTTCCTCCCCCCTCATCCTTGCGGAAAAGCGAGTCCCAGCCTCTCCTCCGCTCTCAGGGAGCGTCCTCCCCAACCTGCGTCTCGGAGCTGTAA
- the baiap2l1a gene encoding brain-specific angiogenesis inhibitor 1-associated protein 2-like protein 1a, with protein sequence MSRDPEEVNKLTESTYKNVMEQFNPGLRNLINLGKSYEKSVSAMTLAGKVYFDAVSKIGENAAVSPVSRELGVVLAEISEVHKKIFFELEENFKRFHKEIIAELERKTDMDVKYMTATFKRYQTEHKLKQDSLERSQSDLKKLRRKSQGKNVTKYEAKENECLEAVTTRQMEIQKFVADGCREALLEEKRRFCFLVDKHCIFSHQISMFHDKAKDMLTMQLPNWQDKCSDATKVPDSVMSMIEGLRTPVSITPQPSPPMDRYSRTDTVIPPPAPPLKANTSPLANMFSQDVPKPITVQQISDHNSGEEGSLPRSVSVSTGLNIVKRPKVRTIFPHTAESNDTLLSFDEGDIITLLIPEEKDGWLYGELEKSKQRGWFPSSYCRPYSEPVVKNSVGTPARSLSVANLAEQEQAAMDLPPPDYSNSPIKSSPSTPSPENTVSQLNGIAKPPFLGGGNPFATVKLRPTVTNDRSAPLI encoded by the exons ATGTCGAGAGATCCCGAAGAAGTGAACAAGCTCACCGAGAGCACTTACAAG AATGTCATGGAGCAGTTCAACCCGGGGCTGCGGAACCTGATTAACCTGGGCAAGAGTTACGAGAAGTCCGTGTCAG CGATGACCCTTGCTGGGAAGGTGTACTTTGATGCAGTTTCAAAGATAGGGGAAAATGCTGCAGTGTCACCAGTCTCCAGGGAACTAG GTGTGGTGCTGGCAGAGATTTCGGAGGTGCACAAGAAAATTTTCTTTGAGCTGGAGGAGAAT TTCAAAAGATTTCACAAGGAGATCATAGCTGAACTGGAGCGCAAGACAGACATGGACGTGAAGTACATGACT GCCACATTCAAGCGGTACCAGACGGAACACAAACTGAAACAGGACTCACTAGAGCGATCCCAGTCTGACCTGAAGAAACTGAGGAGGAAAAGTCAAGGCAAGAATGTCACCAAATATGAGGCCAAGGAAAATGAG TGCCTTGAGGCAGTCACCACCCGTCAGATGGAAATACAGAAGTTTGTTGCGGACGGCTGCAGGGAGGCACTtctggaggagaagaggaggttCTGCTTCCTTGTGGACAAGCACTGCATCTTCTCCCATCAGATCAGCATGTTCCATGACAAG gccaaagacatgcttacCATGCAGCTGCCCAACTGGCAGGACAAGTGCAGCGATGCCACCAAGGTGCCTGACAGCGTGATGTCCATGATAGAGGGCTTGCGCACACCCGTGTCCATCACGCCTCAGCCTTCACCGCCCATGGACCGCTACAGCAGG ACGGACACGGTgatcccaccccctgccccaccACTGAAGGCCAACACCAGCCCTCTTGCCAACATGTTCTCTCAAGATGTTCCAAAGCCTATTACAGTACAGCAGATCTCAG ATCACAACAGTGGTGAAGAGGGCAGCCTACCTAGATCTGTATCCGTGTCCACAGGGCTTAACATAGTCAAGAGGCCCAAGGTGCGAACAATCTTCCCCCACACAGCTGAGAGCAATGATACACTGCTGAGCTTTGATGAAGGAGACATCATCACACTCCTCATCCCCGAGGAGAAGGATGGATGGCTGTATGGGGAGCTGGAGAAATCAAAGCA GCGTGGTTGGTTTCCATCTTCTTATTGCCGCCCTTATTCGGAGCCAGTGGTCAAAAACAg CGTGGGGACACCAGCGCGTAGCTTGAGCGTGGCCAATTTGGCAGAGCAGGAGCAGGCCGCCATGGATCTCCCGCCACCGGACTACAGCAACTCTCCCATCAAGAGTTCTCCGTCCACACCTTCCCCGGAGAATACG